From Thermus tengchongensis, a single genomic window includes:
- a CDS encoding phenylacetate--CoA ligase family protein codes for MQPYWEPHVETLSRKELEALQLERLRQQLARLYRESSFYREKWAGLDLEVRHLEDLARFPVITKAELRAEQQAFPPLGRYTAAEASAWREYHPSSGTTGYPVGTVWTQRDVENITRVTARILYGYGLRPGDTLLNGFSYGLWVAGLAVHYAAKELGLFVLPVGAGYAERHLELMARFRPKALTATPSFGLYLGEVLREKGVESPLHIGAFGGEAGTENPATRARLQETLGLKAYDFYGLAEMGPTFAGECEAQEGLHFAEDHYLVEVVDPETREPVPEGEVGVLVLTHLTREATPLVRYYTGDLARLTRERCTCGRTHLRALGGILGRADDLVVYRGAKFYPSQVEEVVRGFPELSSEYRIEVAEENGVAREVVVVAELAQPGEVPGLEDALQRRLKEVLGVTPKVRLERPGALERTAFKAKRVVRHGRALFLGRWGEILRRALKTRLRRLFPAPRQSLEEVDVRT; via the coding sequence ATGCAGCCCTACTGGGAGCCCCACGTGGAAACCCTATCCCGAAAGGAGCTAGAGGCCCTCCAGCTTGAGCGCCTGCGCCAGCAGCTGGCAAGGCTTTACCGGGAGAGCTCCTTTTACCGGGAAAAGTGGGCAGGGCTTGACCTGGAGGTCCGCCACCTCGAGGACCTCGCCCGCTTCCCGGTCATCACCAAGGCGGAGCTGAGGGCGGAGCAACAGGCTTTCCCTCCCCTCGGCCGCTACACCGCGGCGGAGGCGTCCGCCTGGAGGGAGTACCACCCCAGCAGCGGCACCACGGGCTACCCCGTGGGCACGGTCTGGACGCAAAGGGATGTGGAGAACATCACCCGGGTGACGGCCCGTATCCTCTACGGGTACGGTCTCCGGCCCGGCGACACCCTGCTCAACGGCTTCAGCTACGGCCTGTGGGTGGCCGGGCTTGCCGTGCACTATGCCGCCAAGGAACTGGGCCTCTTCGTCCTCCCGGTGGGGGCGGGGTACGCGGAGCGCCACCTGGAACTCATGGCACGCTTCCGCCCCAAGGCCCTCACCGCCACCCCTTCCTTTGGGCTTTACCTGGGCGAGGTGCTTCGGGAAAAGGGGGTGGAAAGCCCCTTGCATATAGGGGCCTTTGGCGGGGAGGCGGGAACGGAGAACCCCGCCACCCGCGCCCGGTTGCAGGAAACCCTGGGCCTTAAGGCCTACGACTTCTACGGGCTTGCAGAGATGGGGCCCACCTTCGCTGGGGAGTGCGAGGCACAAGAGGGGCTCCACTTCGCCGAGGACCACTACCTGGTGGAGGTGGTGGACCCGGAGACCCGGGAACCGGTTCCCGAGGGCGAGGTGGGGGTTTTGGTGCTCACCCACCTCACCCGGGAGGCCACCCCCCTGGTGCGTTACTACACCGGGGATCTGGCCCGCCTAACCAGGGAGCGCTGCACCTGTGGCCGCACCCACCTCCGGGCCCTGGGGGGGATCCTGGGCCGGGCCGACGACCTCGTGGTCTACCGGGGCGCGAAGTTTTACCCTTCCCAGGTGGAGGAGGTGGTCCGGGGCTTCCCCGAGCTTAGCAGCGAGTACCGCATCGAGGTGGCAGAGGAAAACGGAGTCGCCCGCGAAGTGGTGGTGGTAGCGGAACTGGCGCAGCCCGGCGAGGTACCGGGCTTGGAGGACGCCCTGCAAAGGCGGCTTAAGGAGGTCTTGGGCGTAACGCCCAAGGTCCGTTTGGAACGGCCCGGCGCCCTGGAACGGACCGCCTTCAAGGCCAAGCGGGTGGTGCGGCATGGCCGGGCGCTTTTCCTAGGGCGGTGGGGAGAGATTCTGCGCCGAGCTCTAAAGACCAGGTTGCGGAGGTTGTTCCCCGCTCCCCGTCAGTCCTTGGAGGAGGTGGATGTCCGAACTTAG
- a CDS encoding acyl-CoA dehydrogenase family protein codes for MDFGLDRETEALRERVRAFLEEAVIPREEEAARNLDRLETIAQELQAEAKRRGLFLPHMPRDLGGLGLSWRQLAVVLEEAGRSLLGPRALNASAPDEGNMHLLHKVANPEQKQRYLYPLAEGAVRSGFAMTEPMGAGADPTLLKTTARRRGRAFVLEGRKWFTTGAEGAAFFIVLARAEEGPTMFLVDRENPGLKLVRTIPTMDRWTVGGHGELVLEGCEVGEDAVLGEVGKGFEYAELRLDPARLTHCMRWLGVGVRATELAQQYALVRDSFGKKLAEHQAVQFMIADSHMELHAARLMVWHAAWKLDRGERIRHEASMAKVFVAEAVGRAVDRAVQITGGLGISEDIPLSIFYREVRPFRIYDGPSEVHRASIGKRALFKSLRP; via the coding sequence ATGGACTTCGGCCTGGACAGGGAGACGGAGGCACTGCGGGAACGGGTGAGGGCCTTCCTGGAGGAGGCGGTCATTCCCCGGGAAGAGGAGGCGGCGCGGAACCTTGACCGGCTGGAAACCATCGCTCAGGAACTCCAGGCCGAGGCCAAGCGCCGGGGCCTCTTCCTCCCCCACATGCCCCGGGACCTGGGGGGGCTTGGCCTTTCCTGGCGGCAGCTGGCGGTGGTCTTGGAGGAGGCGGGGCGAAGCCTCCTGGGCCCCCGGGCCCTAAACGCCTCGGCCCCCGATGAGGGCAACATGCACCTCCTCCACAAGGTGGCGAACCCCGAGCAAAAGCAACGCTACCTCTACCCCTTGGCGGAGGGGGCTGTGCGCAGCGGCTTCGCCATGACCGAGCCCATGGGGGCAGGGGCGGATCCCACCCTCTTGAAGACCACGGCCAGGCGCCGGGGGCGGGCCTTCGTCCTCGAGGGCCGCAAGTGGTTCACCACGGGGGCCGAGGGGGCGGCCTTTTTCATCGTCTTGGCCAGGGCGGAGGAGGGACCCACCATGTTCCTGGTGGACCGGGAGAACCCCGGCCTTAAACTGGTGCGCACCATTCCCACCATGGACCGCTGGACCGTGGGGGGCCACGGGGAGCTGGTCCTGGAGGGGTGCGAGGTGGGAGAGGACGCCGTCTTGGGCGAGGTGGGAAAGGGCTTCGAGTACGCCGAGCTCAGGTTGGACCCCGCCCGCCTCACCCACTGCATGCGCTGGCTGGGAGTAGGGGTGCGGGCCACGGAGCTGGCCCAGCAGTACGCCCTCGTGCGGGACTCCTTTGGCAAGAAGCTGGCGGAACACCAGGCGGTGCAGTTCATGATCGCGGACAGCCACATGGAGCTCCACGCCGCCCGGCTCATGGTCTGGCACGCCGCCTGGAAGCTGGACCGGGGGGAACGGATCCGGCATGAGGCCTCCATGGCCAAGGTGTTCGTGGCCGAGGCGGTGGGGAGGGCCGTGGACCGGGCGGTGCAGATCACCGGGGGACTGGGGATCAGCGAGGACATCCCCCTCTCCATCTTCTACCG
- a CDS encoding MerR family transcriptional regulator, translating to MTQAPLPSLYTLSDLARETGVSRRILQHYAQLGLLEPGALTHGGRKLYTSFALYLIQDIQDLNQLGFTLEEIRKIMLLKKAIFHPDGTYREGWRREEIPLSEEELLAMWAKTGEVLASIERQERMIRRFHRFLTKHFAPKEVRDGLRPGQGDGGTAGTGEGLPGGGGHSPGRGGGAEP from the coding sequence GTGACCCAGGCACCTCTGCCTTCCCTCTACACCCTGAGCGACCTGGCCAGGGAAACCGGGGTGTCCCGGCGCATCCTGCAGCACTACGCCCAGCTGGGCCTGTTGGAGCCCGGGGCCCTGACCCACGGGGGACGGAAGCTCTACACCAGCTTCGCCCTTTACCTCATCCAGGACATCCAGGATCTCAACCAGCTGGGTTTCACCCTGGAGGAGATCCGCAAGATCATGCTCCTCAAGAAGGCGATCTTTCACCCCGACGGCACGTACCGGGAAGGCTGGCGGCGGGAGGAGATTCCCCTTTCCGAAGAGGAGCTCCTAGCCATGTGGGCCAAAACGGGGGAGGTGCTGGCCAGCATAGAGCGCCAGGAACGCATGATCCGCCGCTTTCACCGCTTCCTGACCAAGCACTTTGCCCCGAAGGAGGTGCGGGATGGACTTCGGCCTGGACAGGGAGACGGAGGCACTGCGGGAACGGGTGAGGGCCTTCCTGGAGGAGGCGGTCATTCCCCGGGAAGAGGAGGCGGCGCGGAACCTTGA
- a CDS encoding class I adenylate-forming enzyme family protein, whose protein sequence is MGVAHSLKREIHYGREVLVYPGRPTRLEQIFDDTASRFSDKEALVELGGPRLTYAETLELSKSMASWLHQRGVRPGDRIALALGNTIWFPLWALAGLRVGAVILPLNLRLSQDEIAFILQDSTPKLVVVAEEASHLLPVLGGYPKVDATEVPKVSKEKFRSWGTFSEDEAAFLIYTSGTTGRPKGVILTHFNIIHSLLHYREVFGTRSEEKTLIAVPLFHVTGLIGQLWHMFLLGGTSVLLSRYQTDIFLEAMEREEISFTFAVPTIYAFLLTKGLANRSLSSWRLAAYGGAPMPLAILRELQETFPKLDLRNAYGATETASPATLMPVSFTGRKPLSVGRPVPAGEIRIADPGPDGVGEILIKGPMVTPGYYQRLEENRRSFTEEGYWRSGDLGYLDPEGFLFVVDRLKEMINRAGEKIYSQEVENVLYQHPGVLEVAVVGIPDQVYGERIKAVVVPRPGYVLTPDELLRFAAERLASFKVPEVVEFREALPRNAGGKVLKSLLRVEAK, encoded by the coding sequence GTGGGTGTTGCTCATAGCCTGAAGCGAGAAATCCACTACGGCCGCGAAGTGTTGGTTTATCCGGGAAGGCCAACGCGTTTGGAGCAAATTTTTGATGATACCGCAAGTCGCTTTTCTGACAAAGAAGCTTTGGTTGAACTAGGAGGTCCCCGATTGACTTATGCTGAGACACTAGAGCTTTCAAAAAGCATGGCTTCTTGGCTTCACCAGCGAGGGGTGCGACCTGGTGATAGAATTGCTTTGGCATTAGGTAACACAATTTGGTTTCCCCTTTGGGCCCTGGCTGGGCTTCGTGTAGGTGCGGTAATATTGCCTCTTAATCTCAGACTTTCTCAAGACGAAATTGCTTTTATCTTACAAGATAGTACACCAAAGTTGGTGGTGGTCGCAGAGGAGGCATCTCATCTTTTGCCTGTCTTAGGCGGCTATCCCAAAGTTGATGCGACAGAAGTTCCTAAAGTCTCTAAAGAGAAATTCAGATCTTGGGGAACTTTCTCCGAGGATGAGGCGGCTTTCTTGATCTACACCTCTGGAACCACTGGGCGGCCAAAAGGAGTTATTCTAACGCATTTCAACATTATTCACAGCCTTCTGCACTACCGTGAAGTTTTCGGTACCAGATCTGAGGAGAAAACTTTAATTGCTGTTCCCCTCTTCCATGTAACAGGGCTGATTGGTCAGTTGTGGCATATGTTTCTTTTGGGGGGTACGAGCGTTCTTTTGTCTCGTTATCAAACAGACATCTTTTTGGAGGCGATGGAAAGAGAAGAGATCAGTTTTACCTTTGCTGTTCCTACCATCTATGCGTTTCTCTTGACCAAGGGACTCGCAAATCGTTCCTTATCTTCTTGGCGTCTTGCTGCTTATGGGGGAGCTCCTATGCCCTTGGCGATTTTGCGGGAACTACAGGAGACTTTTCCTAAGCTAGATTTGCGTAATGCCTATGGGGCCACGGAGACAGCAAGTCCAGCTACCCTAATGCCGGTTTCTTTTACGGGTAGGAAGCCCTTATCCGTGGGCAGGCCTGTGCCTGCGGGGGAGATCCGTATAGCTGATCCTGGGCCTGATGGTGTAGGCGAGATCTTGATTAAAGGACCCATGGTAACCCCTGGGTATTACCAAAGGCTCGAGGAAAACCGGAGGTCCTTTACTGAGGAGGGATACTGGCGTTCGGGGGACCTGGGCTATCTGGATCCGGAGGGTTTCCTTTTTGTGGTGGACCGCCTAAAGGAGATGATAAACCGGGCAGGGGAGAAAATTTATAGCCAAGAAGTAGAGAACGTTCTTTACCAGCATCCGGGCGTGCTCGAGGTAGCCGTGGTAGGTATTCCGGACCAAGTCTATGGAGAACGGATCAAAGCCGTGGTGGTTCCTCGTCCAGGCTATGTGCTAACGCCTGATGAACTCCTTCGCTTTGCAGCCGAGCGTTTAGCCTCCTTTAAAGTCCCTGAAGTGGTTGAGTTTAGGGAAGCTTTACCTAGAAACGCTGGAGGGAAAGTCTTAAAGAGCCTCCTACGGGTGGAGGCAAAATAA
- a CDS encoding ABC transporter substrate-binding protein gives MGIVTFLSGPASVFGIPARNAADLLIDQWNRQGGIAGVRIRPIVIDEAGGAERQVAEFRRLALDERVDLVIGYISSADCLAVAPVAEELRMPTILFDCGTPQVFEERRYTYVFRTAAHAALDNVAAALYILKTNPNVRTIAGINQDYAWGRDAWELFKGAMQALKPDVRVVGEFWPRLYAGEYSTEISRLLSLRPDIIHSSFWGGDLISFVRQGLGRGLFGRSRVVLVAGEHMLQELGRTLPNGVIVGARGDHWFLHPTSRDDPEHRAFVEEYRRRFNRYPVYPSYHMAQALLAMRAGYERALRATGGRWPTKEEFVQALVGLEIKTFTGKIRIREDHQAIEDALFGQTVQTPQYPFAILERMILFPASMVNPPVGVRSVDWVRTLRPELLRQVPDPR, from the coding sequence GTGGGTATCGTAACCTTTCTCTCTGGTCCTGCTTCTGTATTTGGAATACCTGCTAGAAACGCAGCGGACCTCCTTATAGATCAGTGGAACCGCCAAGGGGGAATTGCTGGAGTTAGGATCCGTCCTATCGTAATTGATGAAGCAGGCGGCGCGGAAAGACAAGTGGCGGAATTTCGTAGGCTAGCTTTGGATGAGCGTGTGGACCTGGTGATCGGTTATATCTCCAGCGCAGACTGCTTAGCTGTAGCTCCAGTAGCTGAAGAGCTTCGCATGCCCACTATCCTTTTTGATTGCGGTACACCCCAGGTATTCGAGGAACGAAGATACACCTACGTTTTCCGCACCGCAGCCCACGCGGCTTTAGACAACGTGGCCGCCGCACTCTACATCCTCAAAACCAACCCGAATGTGCGTACTATTGCCGGCATCAACCAAGACTACGCTTGGGGTCGGGATGCCTGGGAACTCTTCAAGGGCGCAATGCAGGCCCTCAAGCCTGACGTGCGGGTGGTGGGCGAGTTTTGGCCCAGGCTCTACGCAGGGGAGTATTCTACGGAAATTTCTCGTTTACTCTCCTTACGCCCAGACATTATCCATAGCAGCTTCTGGGGGGGTGATTTGATCAGTTTCGTCCGCCAAGGGTTGGGCCGAGGGCTTTTCGGTCGTAGTCGAGTGGTTCTGGTGGCCGGCGAACATATGCTCCAAGAGCTTGGGCGCACCTTACCGAACGGGGTTATCGTGGGTGCCCGAGGAGATCACTGGTTCCTACATCCTACCTCTAGGGATGACCCTGAGCATCGAGCTTTTGTAGAAGAGTACCGTCGCCGCTTTAACCGGTACCCCGTTTATCCCTCCTACCACATGGCCCAGGCTCTTCTCGCCATGCGGGCTGGGTACGAACGGGCCTTGAGGGCCACGGGGGGGCGTTGGCCCACTAAGGAAGAATTTGTCCAGGCTTTAGTGGGCCTGGAAATTAAAACGTTCACAGGCAAAATCCGAATTCGTGAGGATCACCAAGCCATAGAGGATGCCCTTTTTGGCCAGACTGTCCAAACTCCCCAGTATCCTTTCGCCATCTTGGAGCGAATGATCTTATTCCCTGCTTCCATGGTAAATCCCCCGGTAGGAGTTAGGTCCGTAGACTGGGTGCGGACTCTTAGGCCAGAGCTTTTGCGCCAGGTGCCTGATCCGCGATGA